One genomic window of Anaerofustis stercorihominis DSM 17244 includes the following:
- a CDS encoding DMT family transporter, producing the protein MNKKFTIGIICAAVCETIFGLSYLFTKNITLSFTPIDVLSWRFIIAFIGINLCLLFKVIKVDFKDKSLKPILMTALFCPVIYFTSETFGIELTTASESGTIIASIPIVTILCSALILKEKPNKNQIVGISLTFIGVVITVIVKGLSASFDILGYSMLFMAVLSYSLYSVYCKKSDNFTNIEKTYIMISMGFVFFGALGMGDNLIKGTFYDFIVLPFVNREFLITALYLGLGASIIAFLLSNTAIGYLGTNKTASFVGLSTVVSILSGIVILSESFTILQLVGSILVLLGVYVSNTKLK; encoded by the coding sequence ATGAACAAAAAGTTTACCATCGGGATCATTTGTGCGGCGGTCTGCGAAACTATATTCGGACTCAGTTATTTATTTACGAAAAATATCACGTTATCTTTTACTCCCATTGATGTTTTAAGCTGGAGATTTATCATTGCTTTTATAGGTATCAACTTATGCTTGTTATTTAAGGTAATAAAAGTAGATTTTAAGGATAAAAGTTTAAAACCTATATTAATGACTGCTTTGTTTTGTCCGGTCATTTATTTTACCTCGGAGACTTTCGGTATAGAGCTTACCACTGCAAGCGAAAGCGGAACTATAATAGCGAGCATACCTATCGTGACTATATTATGTTCGGCACTTATTTTAAAGGAAAAACCAAACAAAAATCAGATAGTCGGTATAAGCCTTACTTTCATCGGAGTCGTAATTACCGTTATAGTAAAAGGTTTATCTGCTTCATTCGATATACTTGGTTACTCAATGCTTTTCATGGCTGTTTTGTCTTACAGCCTATATTCCGTATACTGTAAAAAATCAGATAACTTTACAAATATCGAAAAGACTTACATAATGATAAGTATGGGTTTTGTATTCTTTGGGGCACTTGGTATGGGAGATAACTTGATAAAGGGTACTTTTTATGATTTCATCGTGCTCCCTTTTGTTAACCGTGAATTCTTGATTACAGCATTATATTTGGGGCTTGGTGCTTCAATAATTGCATTTCTCCTTTCTAATACTGCTATCGGATATCTCGGTACCAATAAGACTGCCTCTTTTGTAGGGCTTTCTACCGTTGTTTCCATATTGAGCGGTATAGTGATACTTTCCGAAAGTTTTACTATTCTCCAGCTTGTCGGCAGCATTTTGGTCCTTTTGGGTGTATATGTTTCCAATACGAAACTTAAATAA
- a CDS encoding Mur ligase family protein, producing the protein MFYIDMIISKLIIFLINIIDKSRGTDLPGKIALKLNKNFPLGFKNIDYDKVIFVTGTNGKSTTTNLIHHVLKSNDFSVASNLEGANLIAGITTTLIKNSTITGKLKPEYFVFEIDERSLKNIHRVIPAKHLVITNLQKDQVHRNADPDFILRKIKDVVKEDMHLYLNNEEPRSKSFEDSADTVTYYSVDKNSRSVVDEDRLGVTMPCPKCNHKINFNYYNVDNVGDFNCTNCGFKSKETPKYQMKDVDFENATFTYDGTTFKMPYNVPFMMYNYALVIALGDTLGLTKEQMQHSFNTFINIGGRIETIKYKDKELKYIRIKQENPETLQSAIDVVANDKEEKTFILGLCIIKDEPPHYTNTFYAYDCNFNELVNSNVKKYIAFSEYVCYDTANRFVYEGVDKEKIAVLNTDNVEKILEEVDKAGCNNVYLITWLETFIDIKNYVKKNNL; encoded by the coding sequence ATGTTTTACATCGATATGATAATATCAAAATTAATAATATTTTTAATAAACATTATTGATAAAAGCAGAGGAACGGATCTGCCGGGAAAAATCGCTTTAAAACTTAATAAAAACTTCCCGCTGGGATTTAAAAATATAGATTACGATAAGGTGATTTTCGTAACGGGGACCAACGGAAAATCCACAACGACGAATTTGATACATCACGTACTTAAATCAAATGATTTCAGCGTAGCTTCAAACCTTGAAGGAGCGAACCTTATAGCGGGTATCACGACGACACTTATCAAAAACTCAACAATAACAGGAAAATTAAAACCTGAATACTTCGTATTTGAAATAGATGAAAGGTCTCTTAAGAATATACACAGAGTTATTCCCGCAAAACACTTGGTGATAACAAATCTTCAAAAAGACCAGGTACACAGAAATGCCGACCCCGATTTTATCTTAAGGAAAATAAAAGATGTAGTCAAAGAAGATATGCACTTATACTTAAATAATGAAGAACCGAGAAGCAAGTCTTTTGAAGACAGTGCCGATACGGTCACCTACTACAGCGTAGATAAAAATTCAAGGTCTGTAGTCGATGAAGACAGACTCGGAGTAACGATGCCTTGTCCTAAATGCAACCATAAAATCAATTTCAATTATTATAATGTAGACAACGTAGGAGATTTTAACTGTACAAACTGCGGGTTCAAAAGTAAAGAAACCCCTAAATACCAAATGAAAGATGTGGATTTCGAAAACGCAACTTTCACATACGACGGGACAACATTCAAAATGCCTTACAACGTTCCTTTCATGATGTATAACTACGCACTTGTTATCGCTCTCGGAGATACACTTGGGCTTACAAAAGAACAAATGCAGCATTCTTTCAACACCTTTATAAATATCGGCGGAAGAATAGAGACTATAAAATACAAAGATAAAGAACTTAAATATATAAGGATAAAACAGGAAAACCCTGAAACTCTCCAGTCTGCAATAGATGTAGTGGCAAATGACAAGGAAGAAAAGACTTTTATTTTGGGACTTTGTATAATAAAAGACGAACCGCCTCACTATACAAATACATTTTACGCTTACGACTGCAACTTCAATGAACTGGTAAACTCGAACGTAAAAAAATACATCGCCTTTTCGGAATATGTATGCTACGATACGGCAAACAGATTCGTATATGAAGGTGTGGATAAAGAAAAAATAGCTGTTTTAAACACGGATAATGTTGAAAAGATACTTGAAGAAGTGGATAAAGCAGGATGTAACAATGTGTACTTGATAACATGGCTAGAAACATTTATAGACATCAAAAATTACGTTAAGAAAAACAATTTATAG